Proteins encoded within one genomic window of Eurosta solidaginis isolate ZX-2024a chromosome 1, ASM4086904v1, whole genome shotgun sequence:
- the LOC137238308 gene encoding putative nuclease HARBI1 produces MEPELLFFLESSDEDVDGHDQKVVRRQLRDKSNPLSLSENAFIKRFRLNKAAFNYVLRNTNFNCHSSAAAPHIIQLAVTLSFLGSGSYQRAVGDDYLMGMSQSLVSKLSTIVVTEIERNLCPEHIRFTLESLSGCMEWFYEKYKIPRVIGCIDGTHIGLQKPSENEHMFFNRKGFHNLNVMIICDHQYKINAINARYGGAAHDSFVWKQSEQRIMLEEKFEINSNNNSWLLGDSGYPLEPWCITPYRNPAEGSSESVFNAVHSKARCMVERTIGIYKGRWKILCNDKRGRYTPQKVAMFSNVCAALHNICMEFKVPFNQPSVTANDVAVNDIDIGEHTQILRIGQNIRNQIKQSLLN; encoded by the exons ATGGAGCCGGAACTACTTTTCTTTTTAGAAAGTTCCGACGAAGACGTGGATGGGCATGACCAGAAGGTTGTAAGACGCCAGCTAAGAGACAAAAGCAATCCTCTTTCTCTGTCTGAAAATGC GTTCATTAAAAGGTTTCGTCTTAATAAAGCAGCATTTAATTATGTCCTGAGGAACACAAATTTCAATTGCCATTCCTCAGCAGCTGCACCGCACATCATCCAGTTGGCAGTAACGCTTTCGTTTCTTGGAAGTGGCAGTTACCAGCGGGCGGTAGGGGACGATTACCTTATGGGAATGAGTCAAAGCTTGGTTTCAAAATTGAGCACCATAGTAGTGACTGAAATAGAAAGAAATCTATGTCCAGAACATATCCGTTTTACACTGGAGAGTTTGAGTGGCTGTATGGAATGGTTCTACGAGAAGTATAAGATACCACGAG TAATTGGATGTATTGACGGTACCCATATTGGCCTGCAGAAACCCAGCGAAAACGAACATATGTTTTTTAATCGTAAGGGATTTCATAATTTAAATGTAATGATT ATATGCGATCACCAATACAAAATTAATGCAATAAATGCTAGATATGGAGGGGCTGCACATGATTCCTTTGTATGGAAGCAATCAGAACAAAGAATAATGCTAGAAgagaaatttgaaataaattctaaCAATAATTCGTGGTTACTTG GTGATTCCGGCTATCCACTTGAACCTTGGTGTATAACCCCATACAGAAATCCTGCGGAGGGTTCAAGTGAGAGTGTATTTAATGCGGTTCACTCAAAAGCCAGATGTATGGTGGAGAGAACAATTGGTATTTACAAAGGGCGGTGGAAAATACTATGCAACGATAAGCGCGGAAGATATACCCCACAAAAGGTGGCAATGTTTTCCAACGTTTGCGCAGCTCTACACAACATATGTATGGAATTTAAAGTCCCTTTTAACCAACCAAGTGTAACTGCCAATGATGTTGCTGTGAATGATATTGATATAGGCGAGCATACACAAATTTTAAGAATTGGTCAAAATATTCGAAACCAAATAAAGCAATCCCTTCTTAATTAA
- the WASp gene encoding actin nucleation-promoting factor WASL isoform X3, with product MRSYFLRAYCLIKNELIWEHELYDAMKIIKARPFLLTFEGQDGHVGLNFVSEEECDSFYRAVDTTIETRNRKKLEKRNRAKAQAAPNIPPSVTRDANRSTPAISQATTDSSVQLRNNSQKINTLTLTPGPNPVAPSKNFLSSSFGLSGSSNKGQRKRVTKADISTPTNFVHISHVGWDADKGFDLTGNENDEVLTSFFAKAGVSENELKDRDTRAFIYDFIQSNNVLASVKSERVDSPTSTVPTAPPPVPSRHQHHQNGTTGSQRTAPPPPPPARQAPPPVPTTVPGASRAPAPPTRPPPINIAPPPPAPPQPTVTAPAAAPPPPPPPPPPPPPPAMVEEPAICATDAPLNETKRPTALPPVIPDVHSTLMESIRKGTQLKKIDTAALSTGSGDSHSDLMSEIRIGIELKPSHDRAPVNRNSDDDTGPAGSDALAVALRRALLERERVMQPSDDENDDSSGNDDEWED from the exons GATGGACACGTAGGCTTAAACTTTGTTTCGGAGGAGGAGTGCGACTCATTTTACAGGGCTGTGGATACAACAATTGAAACGAGAAATCGAAAGAAATTAG AAAAACGAAATCGTGCCAAAGCGCAAGCTGCGCCAAATATACCACCATCCGTTACTAGAGACGCAAATAGATCAACACCAGCAATTAGTCAAGCAACAACAGATTCTAGCGTGCAATTACGCAATAATTCACAAAAAATCAATACCCTTACTCTTACTCCTGGGCCAAATCCAGTGGCTCCAAGTAAAAATTTCCTCAGCAGTAGTTTTGGTCTATCCGGTTCCTCTAACAAAGGACAAAGAAAGCGAGTAACAAAAGCAGATATAAGTACACCAACGAATTTTGTACATATCAGTCACGTTGGTTGGGATGCGGATAAAGGTTTCGATTTAACTGGCAATGAGAATGATGAAGTACTTACAAGTTTTTTTGCCAAAGCTGGTGTGTCTGAAAATGAATTGAAGGATCGTGATACGCGCGCTTTCATCTACGACTTCATACAGAGCAACAATGTGCTGGCTTCGGTGAAATCGGAGCGCGTTGACTCACCAACGTCCACTGTACCAACTGCGCCACCGCCAGTGCCAAGTCGCCATCAGCAT CATCAAAATGGCACAACTGGAAGCCAAAGGACTGCGcctccaccaccaccaccagcgcGACAAGCGCCACCGCCGGTGCCCACAACAGTGCCAGGTGCATCACGCGCACCAGCACCACCTACAAGACCGCCTCCAATAAATATtgcaccaccaccaccagcgCCACCACAACCTACGGTGACTGCACCAGCGGCAGCT CCGCCACCTCCACCACCACCACCTCCACCACCGCCACCTCCAGCAATGGTTGAAGAGCCTGCAATATGTGCAACAGATGCGCCGTTAAATGAAACAAAACGGCCAACCGCGCTTCCCCCGGTTATACCAGATGTTCACAGTACGCTTATGGAGAGCATTCGAAAAGGCACACAATTGAAG AAAATCGATACGGCAGCGCTAAGTACAGGTAGTGGTGATTCGCATAGTGATCTCATGTCTGAGATACGCATTGGTATTGAATTAAAGCCATCACATGATCGTGCGCCCGTTAATCGTAATAGCGATGATGACACTGGACCAGCCGGTAGTGATGCGCTAGCGGTCGCACTGAGGCGTGCGCTGCTCGAACGTGAGCGCGTCATGCAGCCGTCGGATGATGAAAACGATGATTCTTCAGGCAATGACGATGAATGGGAGGATTAA